The sequence TCCGTGTAtataatcaaaaaattaaaatcaggtaGTTTACCTACAAATCCCTTTTAATATGTTTCTACTTTCCCTCTCATCTCCTTCTGTTCTCAATCCCAGTATCCTAAAGTAACCTTCTATAAAACCAAAGAAGAGGTATTCTGATCAATTGTCCAAGAGATGAACACTGGTGACCCCTGGGGTCTGGGCCTTCCTCAGATGATGGACACACTCTGTACTGAAGGCCTTGGTCCAGCCTACTTTGTTTCATGGTTGACTCATcatatctttctttcctttgcccAGCTCTTTCAAACCTAGACTTACCTCAATGCCAAAGCCAAATTCCACTTTTGTGACTGAGTTCCTCTTTGAAGGTTTCTCTGGCTTTGAGTGGCACCAAAGACTTGTCTTCTTTGTTATCTTTCTAACTTTGTACCTGCTAACTTTCTCTGGAAATGtgattattgttactattattcaCCTGGACCGTCacctccacacccccatgtacttcttcctgagCATCTTATCCATCTCTGAGACCTGCTACACTGTGGCCATCATTCCTCGTATGCTTTCTGGCCTCCTGAATCCTCACCAGCCCATTGCCACCCACAGCTGTGCCACTCAGCTCTTCTTCTATCTCACCTTTGGCATCAACAACTGCTTCCTGCTCACGGTCATGGGATATgatcgctatgtggccatctgcagcCCCCTATGGTATTCAGTCATCATGGGTAAGAAGACCTATGTCCAGCTGGCATCTGGGTCACTGGGAATTGGCCTGGGCATGGCCATTGTCCAAGTAACATCTGTGTTTGGCCTTCCATTTTGTGATGGCTTTGTTGTCTCCCACTTCTTCTGTGACGTGAGACCCCTGCTGAAACTGGCCTGCACAGACACCACTGTCAATGAGATCATCAACTTTGTTGTCAGTGTCTGTGTCCTTGTCCTACCAATGGGTCTGGTCTTTATCTCCTATGTCCTCATTATCTCCACCATCCTTAAGATTGCTTCAACTGAAGGTCGTAAGAAGGCCTTTGCCACCTGTGCATCCCATCTCACAGTGGTCATCATCCACTATGGCTGTGCCTCCATCATCTACCTTAAG is a genomic window of Eulemur rufifrons isolate Redbay chromosome 8, OSU_ERuf_1, whole genome shotgun sequence containing:
- the LOC138389863 gene encoding olfactory receptor 10J3-like — encoded protein: MPKPNSTFVTEFLFEGFSGFEWHQRLVFFVIFLTLYLLTFSGNVIIVTIIHLDRHLHTPMYFFLSILSISETCYTVAIIPRMLSGLLNPHQPIATHSCATQLFFYLTFGINNCFLLTVMGYDRYVAICSPLWYSVIMGKKTYVQLASGSLGIGLGMAIVQVTSVFGLPFCDGFVVSHFFCDVRPLLKLACTDTTVNEIINFVVSVCVLVLPMGLVFISYVLIISTILKIASTEGRKKAFATCASHLTVVIIHYGCASIIYLKPKSQASLEQDRLISVTYTIITPLLNPVVYSLRNKEVKDALHRAMGQKPLSF